The genomic segment ATTTTGCCTTATTTTGAGCTAATTCATTTGCTGTTTTGATTGTTTTTTTGCGAAAAGAGAGAAAAAACATCAAAAAAATTTGGTGGTTTCAGAATAAAGTCATATCTTTGCAACCGCTTTCGTGAATGAACGAAGGGCGCTTAGCTCAGTTGGTTTAGAGCATCTGCCTTACAAGCAGAGGGTCGGGGGTTCGACTCCCTCAGCGCCCACAAAGACAATCCTGCAGCCCAAAAGGTTGCAGGATTTTTGTTTTTATTCTCGGAAAATAGAAATAAATTTCCTGTTCTTTTTCTCCTTTTTTAAACTTTTTGTACCTTTGCATCTATATCTGTCTTGGATTTGTGATGTTTATGGTTTTTAAATGTAAAGAATCTTATATTAAATGATAGGAATAAGATGATAAAGGTAATAAGTCTTTTTTCTGGTTGTGGAGGTCTTGATCTTGGCTTTGAGAAAGCAGGATTCAATATTCTTGTTGCTAATGAATATGACCCTACCATATATGAAACATTTAGAATCAATCATCCCAAAACAGAATTAATAGAAGGTGATATTCGTAAGATTTCAGAAGATAATTTCCCACAAGGTATTGATGGCATAATTGGTGGTCCACCATGTCAGTCTTGGAGTGAGGCAGGTGCACTTCGTGGTATAGAAGACCAGCGAGGGCAGTTGTTCTATGATTACATTAGAATTCTAAGAAAAACACAACCCAAATTTTTCTTGGCGGAAAATGTCAGTGGAATGCTTGCGAATAGACACTCTTTGGCGGTAAAAAACATTCTTTCTTTGTTTGATGATTGTGGATATGACGTTACGCTAACCTTGGTAAATGCAAAAGACTATGGGGTGGCTCAAGAAAGAAAAAGAGTCTTTTATATAGGTTTCAGAAAGGATTTAAAGGTAAACTTTAAATTTCCCGAAGGCTCCACTAAGGATGATAATAAGAAAATAACTTTACGTGATATTATTTGGGACCTACAGTTTACAGCAGTACCTGCAGGTGAAAGGAATACTCACAATCCTGATGCCATTAACAATAACGAATATTTCACAGGGGCATATTCTCCTATCTTTATGAGTCGCAATCGTGTAAAATCATGGGATGAGCAGGCGTTTACTGTTCAGGCATCAGGTCGTCAATGTCAATTGCATCCGCAAGCACCAAAGATGGTAAAGATTGACAAAAATGATTGCAGATTTGTAGCAGGAAAAGAGAGACTGTATCGTAGAATGACGATAAGGGAAGTAGCAAGGGTACAAGGTTTCCCAGACGACTTTAAGTTTATATATCATAATACAAACGATGCCTATAAGATGATTGGGAATGCAGTTCCTGTAAATCTGGCATACGAAATAGCTAAACAAATCAAATCATATTTGCAGTCATGAGTAATCGCAGCAATGATCAAGGTAGAGCGTATGAGTATATAACTCTGATAGAGTTGTTCGAACAAATCAGTTCTATACGTCCTGCCAAAATTGTAGAAAATAGTAGTCTGGCAGCAGCAAAATCTTCATGGGAGGGTATGAGTGACATTATGAAGAACTTGTTACTGACAAGTGCAAAATCATTTGTTCCTACCATTTTCGAGTTGGAGCCACTAATACTTGAAAATGACAATGACATAGTTAGCTTACTGATACAAAAGGATGTTGAAGGTGAAAATGGCGACGTTAGAGATATACTGATAATAAGAAGTGGCATTCAATGGGAGATAGGGCTAAGTATGAAGCATAATCATTTTGCTGTAAAACACAGCCGATTATCTTCAAGCATTGATTTTGGCTCTAAATGGTATGGATATCCTTGTTCGCAAAACTATTGGAGTGTAGTCACCCCAATCTTTGATTATTTAAAGCAAGAAAAAAAATTAGGTAGAAAATGGTCAGAATTGCCTGATAAGGCAGGCGATGTCTACATACCGTTATTGAAAGCCTTTATGATGGAAATCAAGGAGTCATATCTGCAGTATAGAGATATCCCCATGAAAATGGTCGAGTATTTATTGGGAGAGTATGACTTTTACAAAATAATAAGTATTGACAGAGCAAAGGTCACTCAGATAAATGCTTTCAACTTACATGGAACGCTAAATAGTGATGCCAAGAAAGTAAAAGCAAGTATCAAGATAGAAAGGACGCTTTTGCCAACTCGTATAGTATACTTTGACTTCAAACCAGATAGTAATAACACTTTGGAATTGTATTTAGACAATGGATGGCAGTTTAGTTTCAGAATTCATAATGCTTCGACAAAGGTGGAAAACAGCCTTAAATTTGACATACAAATCATAGGAATGCCTGCAACGATAATAACTATTGATTGTAAATGGAAGTAGTCTCTTTGTTTGCTGGGTGCGGTGGGTTGGATCTCGGATTTAGAAGAGCAGGATTCAATGTAATATGGGCAAATGAATATGATAAAACGATTCATGAAACCTATCGTCGCAATCATCCGCAAACAATTTTGAATACATCTGATATCCGCATATTACATGAAGATAGTATTCCGGATTGTGACGGGATAATCGGTGGACCTCCTTGCCAGTCATGGAGTCTTGGCGGAAAAAGCCTCGGACTAAATGATGAACGTGGACAATTGGTATATGATTATATTCGCATTGTAAAAGCAAAACGACCAAAATTCTTCATTATGGAAAATGTGGCAGGAATGATTTCACCTAGACATATTAATGCCTTTCAAAGTTTCCTGCAGTTATTCCGAGATGCAGGATACAAGGTAAAATATGAGTTGTTAAATGCTGCCGACTTCCGCATACCGCAAGATCGTCTTAGGGTATTTGTCATAGGGATACGCAAAGATATTAGTCGTGAATACTTTTTCCCAAAAGTCAGGCGACATAAGCGAATAGTTTTGCGTCAGGCTATTGGGGATTTACAATCAGCACCTCGACCTTACTGTTTGGAAAATGTTGTTCAAAAAGAGGAAATCATCTCAAATCACGATTACTATGTGGGCGAATTTGATGAAAAATTCATGGCAAGAAATCGTGTGAGGTCTTGGGATGAAGTTTCGTATACGATACAAGCGCAAGCAAAAAATGAACCATTGCATCCGCAGGCACCAAAGATGCAATACATAACAGAGAATAAAAGATGTTTTGTCGCTGGTCATGAAAGCCAATATAGACGTCTGAGTGTTCGTGAGTGCGCAAGAATTCAGACATTCCCTGATTGGTTTTATTTCATATATAGCGATATCAGAGATGGATACAAAATGGTGGGAAATGCTGTGCCTCCTCGATTGGCACATTCTTTAGCTTTGTCTATAAAAGATTTTTTTATTGCAGAATACGCAAAAAATGTTTAGGTGTATAGCCTATAATCAGAGACTATACACCTATTCTTTTCATTTCCCCTTCGCCATATCGAGTACCATGCGACCGACCCAGATGCCGTGTTTACCGTTTTGGTCAACGGGAATGTCTTTGCCGTCGAGGTCTTTGGCGTAGCGGAGTGTTTCCATATAGGTGTGGCTGTGTCCGCCCAGCACGAGGTCGATGTTGCGTGAGCCGGCAATCATGATTTGGTCGTTCATGCCTGGGCTGTCCCATCCGAGGTGGGAGATGCAGATGACGAGGTCGCATTTCTTCTTTTTCTTCAGGAATGTAGCCATCTCGTTTGCTACTTCTACTAGGTCAAGATATTTCACTCCTGCACATTTGTCGCCTGCCACGAGACCGTCCATTTCCGGGTCGAGTGCGAACACGCCGATTTTGATTCCGTTGCGTTTGATGATGGTGTGTCGCTTGACTGTCCCTTCGACGACGGTTCCCGTGAAGTCGTAGTTGGAGCAGAGAATCGGGAATTTGGCTTTTCGGAAGATGCGTGCCATGTTGTCCAGTCCGAAATCGAACTCATGGTTGCCGATGGTCGAGGCGTCGTAGCCCATCCGGTTCATGAGTTCTATCTCCACGTCCCCTTTGTAGAGCGTGTAGAAAGGTGAGCCTTGCGAGAAGTCTCCACTGTCGAACAGGAGCAGGTCGGGCTGCTTCTCACGTTCTTGTTTAATCATTGCCAGGCGGCGGAGGAATCCTCCTCGTCCTGCGAGTTTCTTGTCTGCCAGGTTTTCGTTGAGTGGATTGATGCAGCTGTGTGTGTCGTTGGTGTGCAGGATAAGCAGTTGCTTGTTCTGTGCTGTGGCTGCAGCTGTCACGAGCAGGCAGATGATGCTGAATATGTATCTTCTCATGGTTTCTTGCTATTGGTTTTGTTATTCTTTGACGATGATGCGTCCTTCTTTTTTTGCCGTAACCGTGATGCCTTGTTTTGCCATCTCCCTGAGATAGTCCATGATGACGAACCGCACGTTGTTTTCCTCTCCTTCTGGTTGGTTGATGTCGGTTGAGCTCTTGAAGGCAGTCATCTTGTCGTTTCCTTGCGCCACGTAGTCGATTGTTGCGATGCGGTAGGTTGCGGCATCATCGATTTCCTTGCCATTCAGTCGAGCGCTTTTCAGTTGTCCGTCCTTCGTGATTTCCAGTTCCACGCCGTGGCTCACGCCTTCTCCTCTCTGCATGGCGATTTGCGAGAATAGTTCTTTCACTTTCGTTCCCGTCAGATTGACGAAACAGATTTTGTTGTCGAAGGGTGCCACTTCCAGCACGTCGCCGATGGTGACATCTCCCTCTGCCAATGCTGCGCGCATACCTCCGATGTTATACACGGCGAAGTCGGGCTTTTCTTGATAGTCCTTTCCAGCCCACATCAGGATGTCGGTGAGCAAGTTCGAGAGCGGACTTTCCGGTCTGTCGGCTTCCAGATAGCATCCTACGCGTCCCACGACGGGGTTCATCATGCTGTCCACCTGTGCTTGGTAGGGGTGTATCCATGCCTTTGCTGCCATGTCGGGCTGTGCGTCGTAGGTCTTGTCTATCAAGATTCGCGTCCGTTCGATGTGCTGCAGATGATAGGGCGAGCGGCAAGCGCTGCCCCACACCAGTACGGACAGCAGTGCACAAATAAGATATGTTTTCTTCATGTCTTTAATTGTTTATTTGAATGATTCGGTTGCGGTATCTCTCCAACAGTTCGCGTGCGATGGCGATACCGTCGCCGACAGGCTCGGTCTCGAATTTGCCGATGCAGTCTTTCCACCAGCGGTATTCAAATTCGGTAACGTCTTTCTCGTATGCTTTCTGATGGTCTTCATCGAATTTCTCTCCAGCCAGTACGGCGCGGTTGACTGCGTTGAAGAACATGCGCCAGCGTTCTGCGTAGAACGAGCGTGTCAGTCCTCCCCATGTGCGGTTGGCGTAGTCGTTCAGCAGTTTGGCTTTCTCTCCCCATGTGGTGAGGATGTTGCGTGCGTTTTGTTCGAAATAGCGTTTTTCTTGTTCTCCAACACCTTTCTCCCGTGCGTCGGCAATCCATTTTCCCAAGAGGAATGCCCGTTGCGTACTGATGAGGCGGTCCACGTCGCTGATGAGTCCGGTGAGCAATTCCTCTCTCTCTTTCATGGCAGCGAAGTCGGCTGCTTCCACGTCTTTCTGCCATTCTTTATAGACGTCCATGAAATAGTTGCTGAGCAGTTGTCGTGTCAGGTTGACGCAGTCGAAGCTGAATGCCTGTCGGGTGCTGTTCACTTTGAGCATCAGTTCGGTTGCTTCGAGCAGTTCGCTGTTTTTGTAGGGTATGCGCCAGTTGGAGTAGTAGGTGCGGAACTTGCCGAGTGCCGGCCGTATGTTGATGGCTGG from the Prevotella sp. Rep29 genome contains:
- a CDS encoding DNA cytosine methyltransferase, translated to MKVISLFSGCGGLDLGFEKAGFNILVANEYDPTIYETFRINHPKTELIEGDIRKISEDNFPQGIDGIIGGPPCQSWSEAGALRGIEDQRGQLFYDYIRILRKTQPKFFLAENVSGMLANRHSLAVKNILSLFDDCGYDVTLTLVNAKDYGVAQERKRVFYIGFRKDLKVNFKFPEGSTKDDNKKITLRDIIWDLQFTAVPAGERNTHNPDAINNNEYFTGAYSPIFMSRNRVKSWDEQAFTVQASGRQCQLHPQAPKMVKIDKNDCRFVAGKERLYRRMTIREVARVQGFPDDFKFIYHNTNDAYKMIGNAVPVNLAYEIAKQIKSYLQS
- a CDS encoding bifunctional UDP-sugar hydrolase/5'-nucleotidase, whose translation is MRRYIFSIICLLVTAAATAQNKQLLILHTNDTHSCINPLNENLADKKLAGRGGFLRRLAMIKQEREKQPDLLLFDSGDFSQGSPFYTLYKGDVEIELMNRMGYDASTIGNHEFDFGLDNMARIFRKAKFPILCSNYDFTGTVVEGTVKRHTIIKRNGIKIGVFALDPEMDGLVAGDKCAGVKYLDLVEVANEMATFLKKKKKCDLVICISHLGWDSPGMNDQIMIAGSRNIDLVLGGHSHTYMETLRYAKDLDGKDIPVDQNGKHGIWVGRMVLDMAKGK
- a CDS encoding 5'-nucleotidase C-terminal domain-containing protein, translated to MKKTYLICALLSVLVWGSACRSPYHLQHIERTRILIDKTYDAQPDMAAKAWIHPYQAQVDSMMNPVVGRVGCYLEADRPESPLSNLLTDILMWAGKDYQEKPDFAVYNIGGMRAALAEGDVTIGDVLEVAPFDNKICFVNLTGTKVKELFSQIAMQRGEGVSHGVELEITKDGQLKSARLNGKEIDDAATYRIATIDYVAQGNDKMTAFKSSTDINQPEGEENNVRFVIMDYLREMAKQGITVTAKKEGRIIVKE
- a CDS encoding DNA cytosine methyltransferase translates to MEVVSLFAGCGGLDLGFRRAGFNVIWANEYDKTIHETYRRNHPQTILNTSDIRILHEDSIPDCDGIIGGPPCQSWSLGGKSLGLNDERGQLVYDYIRIVKAKRPKFFIMENVAGMISPRHINAFQSFLQLFRDAGYKVKYELLNAADFRIPQDRLRVFVIGIRKDISREYFFPKVRRHKRIVLRQAIGDLQSAPRPYCLENVVQKEEIISNHDYYVGEFDEKFMARNRVRSWDEVSYTIQAQAKNEPLHPQAPKMQYITENKRCFVAGHESQYRRLSVRECARIQTFPDWFYFIYSDIRDGYKMVGNAVPPRLAHSLALSIKDFFIAEYAKNV
- a CDS encoding HaeIII family restriction endonuclease, encoding MSNRSNDQGRAYEYITLIELFEQISSIRPAKIVENSSLAAAKSSWEGMSDIMKNLLLTSAKSFVPTIFELEPLILENDNDIVSLLIQKDVEGENGDVRDILIIRSGIQWEIGLSMKHNHFAVKHSRLSSSIDFGSKWYGYPCSQNYWSVVTPIFDYLKQEKKLGRKWSELPDKAGDVYIPLLKAFMMEIKESYLQYRDIPMKMVEYLLGEYDFYKIISIDRAKVTQINAFNLHGTLNSDAKKVKASIKIERTLLPTRIVYFDFKPDSNNTLELYLDNGWQFSFRIHNASTKVENSLKFDIQIIGMPATIITIDCKWK